A genomic segment from Bradyrhizobium sp. ISRA430 encodes:
- a CDS encoding GNAT family N-acetyltransferase: protein MGQTLPKPGLRPFLPADVPVLAAIFAASIEELTGDDYNEAQQEAWMAAAEDEEFGRRLAADLTLIATLDGSPVGFASLRGNDQIRMLYVHPAVSRQGIATMLVDALEKLAGGRGAKSLTVDASDTAQGFFAKRGYAAQQRNSVTVNDEWLANTTMKKTLGAPQ, encoded by the coding sequence ATGGGACAGACTTTGCCAAAACCTGGCTTGCGACCCTTCCTGCCGGCCGACGTGCCGGTCCTCGCCGCGATCTTCGCCGCAAGCATCGAGGAGCTGACCGGCGACGACTACAACGAGGCGCAGCAGGAAGCCTGGATGGCGGCGGCGGAGGACGAGGAATTCGGCCGCCGGCTCGCCGCCGACCTGACGCTGATCGCCACGCTCGACGGTTCGCCCGTGGGCTTTGCCTCGCTGCGCGGCAATGATCAGATCCGCATGCTCTATGTGCACCCGGCAGTGAGCCGGCAAGGGATTGCGACCATGCTGGTCGATGCGCTGGAAAAGCTCGCCGGCGGCCGCGGCGCGAAGAGCCTGACGGTCGATGCCAGCGACACCGCACAGGGCTTCTTCGCCAAGCGCGGCTACGCTGCCCAGCAGCGCAACAGCGTCACTGTCAACGACGAGTGGCTGGCCAACACCACCATGAAGAAGACGCTCGGAGCACCGCAATGA
- the cysS gene encoding cysteine--tRNA ligase: protein MELRLYDTLTKDKRPFVPLDAKNVGMYVCGPTVYDFAHIGNARPVIVFDVLFRLLRHLYGEAHVKYVRNITDVDDKINDRAARDFPGLPLNEAIRKVTEETGRQFHADVDALGALRPSVEPRATEHIGEMREIIEKLVAGGFAYVAEDHVLFSPQAMNAANSELPRYGALSKRSLDEMIAGARVDVAPYKRDATDFVLWKPSKPGEPSWPSPAGIKAQGRPGWHVECSAMAWKHLGKHFDIHGGGIDLVFPHHENEVAQSCCAFHQSRMANYWMHNGFLQVESEKMSKSLGNFITIRDLLADWPGEVLRLNMLKTHYRSPIDWTLKSLEESAKTLDDWYRLAADVEPGKPAVSVIEPLLDDLNTPLTIAALHGLRSDAGALAASLRLLGFLSESAAQWEGRKQQASGIDAKEVERLISERTAARARKDFKESDRIRDQLAALGVAIKDSKEGTSWEVAR, encoded by the coding sequence ATGGAATTGCGCCTTTACGATACGCTGACGAAGGACAAGCGGCCGTTCGTGCCGCTCGATGCGAAGAACGTCGGCATGTATGTCTGCGGACCGACGGTCTATGACTTCGCCCATATCGGCAATGCGCGGCCCGTGATCGTGTTCGATGTGCTGTTCCGGCTGCTGCGCCATCTCTACGGCGAGGCACACGTCAAATACGTCCGCAACATCACCGACGTCGACGACAAGATCAACGATCGCGCCGCGCGGGATTTCCCCGGCCTGCCGCTGAACGAGGCGATCCGCAAGGTCACCGAGGAGACGGGCAGGCAGTTTCATGCCGATGTCGATGCGCTCGGTGCGCTCAGGCCAAGCGTCGAGCCGCGCGCGACCGAGCATATCGGTGAGATGCGCGAGATCATCGAAAAGCTCGTCGCCGGCGGCTTTGCCTATGTCGCCGAGGATCACGTGCTGTTCTCGCCGCAGGCGATGAATGCGGCCAACTCGGAGCTGCCGCGCTACGGCGCGCTGTCGAAGCGTTCGCTCGACGAGATGATCGCCGGCGCCCGCGTCGACGTCGCGCCCTACAAGCGCGATGCGACTGACTTCGTGCTGTGGAAGCCGTCCAAGCCCGGCGAGCCGTCATGGCCGTCGCCGGCGGGCATCAAGGCGCAGGGCCGTCCGGGCTGGCACGTCGAGTGCTCGGCCATGGCCTGGAAGCATCTGGGTAAGCATTTCGACATTCACGGCGGCGGTATCGATCTCGTGTTTCCGCACCACGAGAACGAGGTCGCACAGAGCTGCTGCGCCTTCCACCAGTCGCGCATGGCGAACTACTGGATGCACAACGGATTCCTTCAGGTCGAGAGCGAGAAGATGTCGAAGAGCCTCGGCAACTTCATCACCATCCGCGACCTGCTCGCGGATTGGCCGGGCGAGGTGCTGCGCCTCAACATGCTCAAGACGCATTACCGTTCGCCGATCGACTGGACCCTGAAGTCTCTGGAAGAGAGCGCCAAGACGCTCGACGACTGGTATCGCCTTGCGGCCGACGTCGAGCCCGGCAAGCCGGCGGTGTCCGTGATTGAACCGTTGCTCGATGACCTGAACACCCCTCTGACGATTGCGGCGCTGCACGGCCTGCGCAGCGATGCGGGCGCTTTGGCGGCATCGTTGCGCCTGCTCGGCTTCCTCTCCGAGAGCGCGGCGCAGTGGGAGGGGCGCAAGCAGCAGGCGAGCGGCATCGATGCCAAGGAGGTCGAGCGCCTGATTTCGGAGCGGACCGCGGCGCGTGCGCGAAAGGACTTCAAGGAGTCCGATCGCATCCGCGATCAGCTCGCCGCGCTGGGGGTTGCGATCAAGGATTCCAAGGAGGGGACGAGTTGGGAGGTTGCGCGATGA
- a CDS encoding DUF2865 domain-containing protein: MADMPEFLSLPRSRFLLASAVLLSALTLATDAFAQAGPPGPPPPPPQGGLGPNPMCARLEGQLAALDRGAGGDPAREDQIRRYQDSQTRQQAELDRVTMQAKRMGCDSSGFFSLFSGQSAQCGPVNTQIQQMRANLDQITASLERLRGGGPGGFSPERDNQRRSVLLALAQNNCGPQYANAAQSQGGNFLSNLFGGGNSANNPPGAPPPADLGPQSGTYRTVCVRTCDGAYFPISFATVPARFPDDEKTCKALCPAADASLYAYRNPGEDMNSAVSVSGQPYTALPNAFKFRSEFNPSCSCKAAGQSWADALKSVDDKAAAEQQGDIIVTEESAKKMQQRQLAKGTPANAKKGAPPPVTANTPAAAPPADTTTAATSENKPIRSVGPTFLPQQQK; encoded by the coding sequence ATGGCGGATATGCCTGAATTTTTGTCCCTGCCTCGCTCTCGTTTCCTCCTTGCAAGTGCCGTGCTTCTGAGCGCGCTGACGCTCGCCACTGACGCATTCGCGCAGGCAGGTCCGCCCGGACCTCCGCCTCCACCCCCGCAGGGCGGGCTCGGGCCGAACCCGATGTGCGCGCGGCTGGAGGGACAACTCGCCGCGCTCGACCGCGGCGCGGGTGGCGATCCGGCGCGCGAAGACCAGATCCGTCGCTACCAGGATTCCCAGACCCGCCAGCAGGCCGAGCTCGATCGCGTCACGATGCAGGCCAAGCGCATGGGCTGCGATTCTTCCGGCTTCTTCTCGCTGTTCAGCGGTCAGTCGGCACAATGCGGTCCAGTCAACACCCAGATCCAGCAGATGCGCGCCAATCTGGACCAGATCACCGCCAGTCTCGAGCGCTTGCGCGGCGGCGGCCCCGGCGGCTTCAGCCCCGAGCGCGACAACCAGCGCCGCTCGGTGCTGCTCGCGCTCGCGCAGAACAATTGCGGGCCACAATATGCCAACGCGGCGCAGTCACAGGGCGGCAACTTCCTGAGCAATCTGTTCGGCGGCGGCAACAGCGCCAACAATCCGCCCGGCGCCCCGCCGCCGGCCGATCTCGGCCCGCAGTCCGGCACCTATCGTACCGTATGTGTCCGTACCTGCGACGGCGCCTATTTCCCGATCTCGTTCGCGACCGTGCCGGCGCGGTTCCCCGACGACGAGAAGACCTGCAAGGCGCTGTGCCCGGCGGCGGACGCGTCACTCTATGCCTATCGCAATCCCGGCGAGGACATGAACTCCGCCGTCTCGGTCAGCGGCCAGCCCTACACGGCGCTGCCGAATGCGTTCAAATTCCGCAGCGAGTTCAACCCGTCCTGCTCATGCAAGGCTGCGGGCCAGAGCTGGGCCGACGCGCTGAAATCGGTCGACGACAAGGCCGCCGCCGAGCAGCAGGGCGACATCATCGTCACCGAGGAGAGCGCCAAGAAGATGCAGCAGCGGCAGCTCGCCAAGGGCACGCCCGCCAATGCCAAGAAGGGCGCGCCGCCGCCGGTCACGGCCAACACGCCGGCCGCGGCACCGCCTGCGGATACGACCACGGCTGCAACCTCCGAGAACAAGCCGATCCGCTCGGTCGGGCCGACCTTCCTGCCGCAGCAGCAGAAGTAG
- a CDS encoding DUF2189 domain-containing protein has protein sequence MATLYSHDILRRHVFGEAASYPIRKISLSDLTEALRLGWEDFQAMPSHALVVCVIYPVLGLVLFRMVLGYSVLPLLFPLAAGFALIGPFAAIGLYELSRRRERGEEVGAWDAIKVLRAPSFGAMLELGVLLLVLFGAWIGVANAIYVTIFGNAPAASIPDFATRVLTTPEGWWLIIVGCGVGFLFAVAALCISVVSFPLMLDRHATAIDAIRTSLRVVAANPVAMAGWGLIVAALLVLGSLPLFVGLAVTLPVLGHATWHLYRRVVEPNPNPPDEPPPPPKGRRYAADFPANLFPWSREGE, from the coding sequence ATGGCCACTCTGTACTCCCACGACATCTTGAGGCGGCATGTATTCGGCGAAGCGGCCTCGTATCCCATCCGCAAGATCAGTTTGTCCGACCTGACCGAGGCGCTGCGCCTGGGTTGGGAGGATTTCCAGGCGATGCCAAGTCACGCGCTCGTTGTGTGCGTGATTTATCCCGTTCTCGGTCTCGTCCTGTTCAGGATGGTCCTCGGTTATTCGGTGCTGCCGCTGTTGTTTCCGCTGGCCGCCGGGTTTGCCTTGATCGGTCCCTTTGCCGCGATCGGTCTCTACGAACTCAGCCGTCGCCGCGAGCGCGGCGAAGAGGTCGGTGCCTGGGACGCGATCAAGGTGCTGCGCGCGCCGTCGTTCGGCGCGATGCTCGAGCTTGGCGTGCTCCTGCTCGTCCTGTTCGGGGCCTGGATCGGTGTCGCCAATGCAATCTACGTCACGATCTTCGGCAACGCGCCGGCTGCAAGCATCCCCGACTTCGCAACGCGCGTGCTGACGACCCCGGAAGGCTGGTGGCTCATCATCGTCGGTTGCGGTGTCGGCTTCCTGTTTGCGGTCGCGGCCCTGTGCATCAGCGTCGTGTCGTTTCCGTTGATGCTCGACCGGCATGCGACTGCGATCGATGCGATCCGCACGTCGCTGCGAGTGGTGGCGGCGAATCCGGTTGCGATGGCCGGATGGGGCCTCATCGTGGCAGCGTTGCTCGTGCTCGGCTCGCTGCCGCTGTTCGTCGGTCTCGCTGTCACTCTGCCGGTGCTCGGTCATGCCACCTGGCACCTCTATCGGCGGGTGGTCGAGCCGAATCCGAATCCCCCGGACGAGCCGCCGCCGCCCCCGAAGGGGAGGCGCTATGCAGCGGATTTTCCCGCCAACCTCTTCCCGTGGAGCCGCGAGGGCGAGTAG
- a CDS encoding cytochrome c oxidase subunit II has translation MAVALILLLVAIGSVLFHLYSPWWWTPIATNWAYIDHTINITFWITGFVFVAVIAFMAYCVFRFHHKEGRRADYNPENKKLEWWLSVGTGVGVAAMLAPGLVVWHQFVTVPANATEVEVMGQQWQWSFRLPGKDGRLGTSDVRNIGPDNPMGLNRDDAQSQDDVVIENGDLHLQVGKPVKVLLRSVDVLHDFYVPEFRAKMDMVPGVVTYFWITPIRTGTFDVLCAELCGAAHYQMRAKVIVDEEHEYHAWLDQQKTFAELSSGKAVVKATYQAGSK, from the coding sequence ATGGCTGTCGCACTGATACTGCTTTTGGTCGCGATCGGCTCGGTGCTGTTTCACCTCTACAGCCCGTGGTGGTGGACGCCGATCGCCACGAACTGGGCCTATATCGACCACACCATCAACATCACGTTCTGGATCACGGGCTTCGTTTTCGTCGCGGTCATCGCCTTCATGGCCTATTGCGTCTTCCGCTTTCACCACAAGGAGGGAAGAAGGGCTGACTATAATCCGGAAAACAAAAAGCTCGAATGGTGGCTTAGCGTCGGGACCGGCGTCGGCGTCGCGGCCATGCTGGCGCCCGGGCTCGTGGTCTGGCACCAGTTCGTGACGGTGCCAGCGAATGCCACCGAGGTCGAAGTCATGGGCCAACAATGGCAATGGAGCTTCCGCCTTCCGGGCAAGGATGGGCGGCTCGGCACATCCGATGTCCGCAACATCGGACCCGACAATCCGATGGGGCTCAATCGCGACGATGCACAATCGCAGGACGACGTCGTGATCGAGAACGGCGACCTGCACCTTCAAGTGGGAAAGCCGGTCAAGGTTCTCCTCCGCTCGGTTGATGTCCTGCACGATTTCTACGTGCCCGAATTCCGGGCCAAGATGGACATGGTTCCAGGCGTGGTGACGTATTTCTGGATAACACCGATCCGAACCGGAACGTTCGACGTTCTCTGTGCGGAGCTTTGTGGCGCTGCCCATTATCAGATGCGGGCCAAGGTCATCGTCGACGAAGAGCATGAATATCACGCCTGGCTGGACCAACAGAAAACGTTTGCAGAATTGTCGTCCGGAAAGGCCGTCGTGAAGGCGACGTATCAAGCCGGCAGCAAGTAG